Part of the Vitis vinifera cultivar Pinot Noir 40024 chromosome 13, ASM3070453v1 genome is shown below.
TTCAAATATGGCTGAACAAATTCCATTCGGTATTGCTGAGAACCTTTTGATGAAGCTGGGCTCTGCTGTTTTCCATGAAATTGGATTAATGTATGGTGTCGGAGGTGAGCTGAGAAAGCTTAAGGAGAAACTGTCCACCGTCGGAGCTGTGCTTCTTGATGCTGAGGAGAAGCAGGAGAGCAGCCACGCAGTAGCAGATTGGGTCAGGAGGCTTAAAGATGTTGTGTATGATGCTGATGACTTGTTGGACGACTTTGCAACCGAAGACTTGAGGAGAAAGACTGATGATCGTGGAAGATTTGCGGCACAAGTGAGTGACTTCTTCTCACCTTCGAATCAACTTGCTTTTCGATTTAAGATGGCTCATGGAATAAAGGCTATTAGAGAAAGGCTAGATGATATTGCAAATGATATCTCCAAGTTCAATTTAATTTCCGGAGTCATACCTGATGTCCCAGTAAGGAATAGGGAGTGTGTTGATATATGGCACAAGAACAGGGCAGAAATTTATGACAGCAAAGGAAAAACTTGGTATCTAgaagtatatttttattcattgcatTGCTCTTTATATAGAGCTGAAACATAACAGAAAGTCAAGAGAATTTGCTAATTTCTAGCCATGTCTAACCAATTCCTAATATCAAgccaaaacaaaatatatatatatatatatccagaAAATATTCCTAAAGACTTGGTCTATTGACCAATTATTCAGCAACTTTTTGTTTGCCCATAACTGTAGCAACTAAAGGCACGTTTCCAACACTCCTCCTTGCCTTAGTAGCTGCAAAGGCCTATTTTACCTCTTAAGGTTTCAAATCTAGCTTTTGGTAGAGCCTTGGTTAACACATCTGCAATTTGGTCCTCAGTCTTGCAATAAAGCAGTTTAACTTCACCATCCTTTTGTTCTTCTCTTAAGTGATACAACTTGATCTTGAAATGCTTAGTCTTGCCATGAAAAACAGAATCATTTGAAATTGCAATTGCAGCTTGGTTATCTACATGAATCTGTGTTGGCTCATTTTGCTTCATGTGTAGATCTGCAAGTATTTTTCTGATCCAAATTGCTTGATTTACAGTAGCATTGGCTGCTACATATTCTGCCTCTGCTGTACTTTGAGCTATCACATCTTGCTTCTTTGAGGACCATGAAAAAATTCCGGATCCAAAGTTGAAACAAAATCCTGTTGTACTTCTCATGTCATCAATAGAACCTGCCCAATCACTATCAGAATAACCATGAAGTTTAAAATTCTGATAGTAAGAATATTTAATGCCATAATTTGTTGTGCCCTTGATATATCTTACAATCCTTTTGGCAGCTTGAAAATGCACTTCACTGGCACAATGCATGAATCTTGAAAGCAAGCTTACTGAAAACATTATGTCTGGTCTGGTGGCTGTAAGATACATCAAGCAACCAATCAGACTCCTATATTGGCTTTCATCCACTTTTTCTGTTCCATCATCTTTGCTAAATTTCTCCTTCTGATTCATTGGTGTGCTGGTCCTTTTGCAATCATCCATGTGAAATTTGTTAAGAATTTCCTTTGCATACTTCTTTTGGCTTATGAAGACTCCATCATGATCTTGCTTCACCTCCATACCCAGAAAATAGGACATCAAGCCAAGGTCTGTCATCTCAAATACTTTGAGCATTTCAGCTTTAAACTCTTTTACCAGTTTCTCATTGCTACCTGTTACAAGcagatcatcaacataaacagaAACTACAATTAAGTTAGCATCTGTTCCTTTTACATATAATGTAGCTTCACTTGGACTTTTAACAAATCCAAGACTTTGAAGATGTTCATCAATCCTACTGTACCAGGCCCTGGGAGCCTGTTTAAGACCATATAAGGCCTTCTTCAACAAGTAGACCTTCTCCTCCTGTCCCTTGACTTGGAATCCCTCGGGCTGCTCTACATAAATTTCCTCTTGAAGATAACCATTTAAAAAAGCAGATTTTACATCCAACTGGTAAGTTTTCCATCCCTTTTGTGCTGTCAAAGCAAGCAACATTCTGATTGTATCCAAGCGTGCtactggagcaaaagtttctGAGAAATCCACTCCAAACACTTGACTATACCCCTTCACAACTAATCTGgctttgtatttatttacaGAACCATCTGCATTAAGTTTGGTTCTATAAACCCATTTGACTCCAATGACCTTTCTGTGTTGAGGTCTGTCCACCAACTCCCAGGTGTCATTCTTTTCAATCATTCTAAGCTCCTCTTTCATTGCTTCAATCCACTTGTCATCCTTCTCTGCCTCTTCAAATTCTGCAGGCTCAAAAACAGCAACATTGTTTCTTTCATAAACATCAGATAAGGACCTTATACCTCTAACTGGGACATCATCTATGTCTTCATCAAAATATTGTGGAACCTTTGGCAGTTGCATCTTTATTGACTCCTCCCAGTTCCATTGTCTATCTTCCATGAACTTGACATCTCTACTTACAAGAATTTTTCCATTTTGTGGTTGGAAAATTCTGTAAGCCTTGGAAGAGTTGCTATATCCAATGAAAACTCCTGGTTCTGCCTTCTTATCAAGTTTGTCTCTTTTCACCTGTGGCACATAAGAAAAACAGAGACAACCAAAAGTTCTTAAATTCTTCAAATCTGGTTTATAACCAAACCAGGCTTCAAATGGAGTTTTTTTCTGCAAAACTCTAGTTGGCAGCCTATTCAGCAAAAAAACTGCAGTGTTTGCAGCCTCTGCCCACAATTTTTTTGGCAACTCCTTCTCATGTAGCATACACCTTGTCATCTCCATAATACTTCGATTTTTTCTCTCACTTACTCCATTCTGTTGTGGAGTGTAAGGTGTTGTGAGTTGGTGCTCTATACCGGCTTCTTCACAGAATTTATCGAAAATTTCATTTGTGTATTCTTTCCCATTATCTGACCTTATCTTCTGCATCCTGCAACTGCTTTGATTCTCCACCCATGCTTTATATTTCCAAAATACATTAGCAACCTCAGATTTGGATTTGAGGaaataaatccaacaaaatctggtataatcatcaataaatgcaATGTAGTACTTACTACCATTTAAAGATGGTGTTTTCTGAGGTCCTCCAACATCTGTGTGTACCAGTTGCAGCTTGTGCATTGCTCTCCATGCTGTTTGAGGGAAGGGTCTTCTAGTTTGCTTGCCATATTGACAAGCCACACAATCAGCTAGCTTGTCTTCCAACAATGGCACACCTTTCACCAAATTCTGTTTCTGCATATATAGAAGTCCAACATGGTGGAAATGCCCAAGCCTTCTGTGCCATAATTCTGCATTGCTTACAGTGCTTGAAAATGCTATTTGCTCATCCTCCATTAGATTTAGAGCAAAGCTTTTTGCTCTCATTTTCACTTTGAATACATCTCTACCTTTCGCGTCTTTGATCATGCACCATTTGTCTTCAAATATGACTTtgaaacctttttcaatcagCTGCCCAACACTAAGCAAGTTTTGATCAATGTCAGGCACATATAGAACATCAGTAATATACTTCAAACCTGTTAAGCTTTCTATAGCCACAGTTCCTTTACCCTTAACTGAAATAAATTcaccatttccaatttttacTTTGGAGATGATAGTTTTATCAAGCTCCTTAAAGAGCTCTTGGTCATTGGTCATGTGGTTTGTGCAGCCACTATCAATCAACCAGGAATCGCTAGAACTGTTACTTGTTGTGAAGCATGTTGCAACAAAAAGTTGCTCTTCTTGATGTTGCTCAGTAGAAGCTTTTGCCTCTTCATGTTGTTGTGACTTGCAAATCCGCTCCATGTGTCCAATCTGACCACATTTCCTGCACTTGACATCAGGCCTCCACCAACACTTTCTTTGTGGGTGATTTGTCTTTTTGCAGTGTGGGCAAGGTGGATAAGTTCCAtccttgtttttgttgttgttgtcagtcttgttgttcttcttcttattgttgtttttcttgtcTTTGCCTCCTCCTGAATTTTCTGCCTTTGCTTGAAGCGCACCCTCCATcgattcttcttttcttatcaTTCTCCTTTGCTCTTGTGCCTGCAATGCATTCACCAATTCTGCCAAGGATATGCTTGACAAATCCTTAGATTCTTCTAATGAAGAAATTTTAGACTCATACTTTTCAGGCAGAGTTACAAGAATTTTTTGCACAATTCGTTCATCAGAGAAGTCCTTACCAAGTAACCTCACCTTATTTACTATGCCCAGCAACTTGTCAGAGTAGTCTTTGATGTTTTCTGTCTCCTTCATTTTCAGCATTTCAAACTCCCTGATCAAGTTGAGTACTTTCATATTTTTGGTTCTTTCATTGCCTTGGTATTCCTTTTTGAGGTAGTCCCAAATATCTTTCGCTGACTCCAGGTTCATGATTCTTGTAAATATAGTGCTTGAAACAGTAGAGAATAAGTAGGCTTTAGCTTTGGACTTCCTGGTCTTCCTCTCTTTGTGGGTCTTAAGCTGAGCCATCGTAGGGTTCGCCGGCAATGGGGGAACATCATAGTCTTCCTCTATAGCTTCCCAAAGATCTAATGCTTCAAGATGGACTGTCATTCTAACAGCCCAGGCTTGATAGTTATCACCATCAAAAATTGGTGGTGCAACATGGGAGAAAGTTGTTTCAGTTTCCATTTCTGGATTCACTCAACTCACAGATCCCTCAAGAAGAAGAGCTCTGATACCAGATTGTTGATATATGGCACAAGAACAGGGCAGAAATTTATGACAGCAAAGGAAAAACTTGGTATCTGgaagtatatttttattcattgcatTGCTCTTTATATAGAGCTGAAACATAACAGAAAGTCAAGAGAATTTGCTAATTTCTAGCCATGTCTAACCAATTCCTAATATCAAgccaaaacaaaatatatatatatatatatatccagaAAATATTCCTAAAGACTTGGTCTATTGACCAATTATTCAGCAACTTTTTGTTTGCCCATAACTGTAGCAACTAAAGGCACGTTTCCAACAGAGTGGCGAGAGACGAGCTCTGTTGTGGAGAAATCTCATAAAATTGTGGGTAGGGATGAAAACAGAAAGGAGGTAATAGAGTTGTTGATGCAGTCAAGTACTCAAGAAAATCTGTCAAAGGTTGTGATTGTAGGCATAGGGGGCTTAGGCAAGACCACCCTTGCCCAGTTGGTATACAACGACCAACGGGTGGTAAGctattttaatcttaaaatgTGGGTCTGTGTTTCCGATGATTTCGATGTAAAAATACTGGTTAGGAATATCATAAAGTCTGCAACTAATAGAGATGTGGAAAACTTGGAGTTGGATCAGTTGCAACAACGCCTTCACCGAAACTTAGATGGAAAGAGGTATTTGCTTGTGCTAGATGATGTCTGGAACGAGGATGTAAGGAAATGGGGTCAATTAATAACTTTGTTGCCTGTTGGAGCAACTGGGAGTAAAATTTTGGTGACCACTCGAAGCACTAGAGTTGCATCAGTTATAGGAGTTGATTCCCCATATATCGTGGAAGGTCTTAAAGATGATGAGTCTTGGGATTTGTTTGAAAGTCTTGCGtttaaaaaggaagaagagaaaatgcaCCCAAACCTTGTAGCCATAGGAAAAGATATTGTAAAGATGTGCAAAGGAATTCCTCTTGTCATTGAAACTTTAGGCAGAACATTGTACTTCAAAACCCAAGAAAGGGATTGGTTGAGcattagaaataataaaaatctgaTGTTGCTTGGAGATGAAAGTAATATTTTGTCAGTTTTAAGGTTAAGTTATGACAATCTACCCACCCATTTGAAACAATGTTTTGTCTATTGTACACTGTTTCCCAAAGATTATAGAATTGAAAAAAAGTTGTTAGTAAAATTATGGATGGCTCAAGGTTACCTTCAAGAGTCTGATGAAAACAGAGATTTAGAGGATGTTGGTAATCAATATTTTGAAGATTTATTGTCAAGGTCATTGTTTCAAAAAGctgaaaatgaaaatgcaaACAATGTATTAAGTTGTAAAGTGCATGACTTAATGCATGATCTTGCACAATCCATTGTAAAGTCTGAGATTATCATTGTAACGAATGATGTGAAGATTATTCCAGAAAGAATTCATCATGtgtcattatttaataaatccAATGAAATGCCTGAAGGTTTAATGGGCAAACCCATTAGGACCTTTGTTATTGGCAAACCCGATTGGAACCTTCGTACGGGCCCTTTCTATGGTGATTATTACAGTACAGATACATTCATCTCAAGCTTAAAATATTTACGGGTAATGAAGGTGAGTTTCCGACCTCATGAGGTTCCAACATCTTTAGACAAACTAAGCCATCTAAGATATCTTGATCTTTCTCATGGGTTGTTTAAAAACCTCCCAAGTGCTATTACAAGATTGAAGAATTTACAGACATTGAAGCTTTTTCGTTGTGAGAATCTGAAAGAATTGCCGATAGATACGAAAAAATTGATCAACCTGAGGCATCTTGAGATTGATGAATATAATCAATTGACTTATATGCCACTTGGGTTGGGAGAATTGACGTTGCTTCAAACCTTGCCTATATTCTGGGTAGGGAATGATAGTGGGGAATCTAGGCACATGGGTAGGTTGAGTGAACTGAAATTCCTTAACAACCTCAGAGGAGAACTAGAAATTAGAGGCCTTCCAAATGCCAGGGGTAGTGAAGCAAAGGAAGCCAATTTGGAGGATAAACAGTACCTCGATTGCTTGAGATTACGTtgggaggaagaagaagaagatactGAGGAGAATGAGGAGGCAGTGTCAGTGATGGAAAGCCTGCAACCACATCCCAATCTGAAGGACCTCTCCATACTATTTTACAAAGGTGTGAGATTCCCAAATTGGATGATAAATGATGGATTGGATTTGCTGCTCCCAAACCTAGTCAGAATTCAACTATGGCGTTGTATGGGAAGCCAAGTTCTCCCACCTTTTGGTCAACTCCCTTCCCTTCAATATCTACATCTTGCCCAACTATATGATGTGGAGTACATGATGGATTACCCTTCACCAGCAAAGCCATTCTTCCCACGTCTGAAGACACTCAGACTTTCCTATTTGCCTAATTTGGAGGGATGGGGGAGGAGGGACGTAGCAGCAGAGCAAGCTCCTTCATATCCTCATCTTGAGAATCTAGAGCTGGAAAACATCAGTATGGAGCTATGCTTACATCTGATCTCTGtctcttcttcattgaagtCTCTGCGTATTTGCGGAATAGAAGAGCTAATATCTCTGCCAAAGGAGCTTCAACATGTTTCCACCCTACAAACTCTCAAAATTGAGCATTGCTATGGTTTGGCAACTTTACCAGACTGGATTGGCCGCCTCACATCACTTACACAGCTTACCATTATAGCCTGCCCCAAATTAACATCACTGCCAGAAGAGATGCGATCCCTCCGCCATCTACGCCAACTCCGGATCTTCAGTTGTCCAGATTTATGGGAAAGATGCCAAAGGGAAACTGGTGAAGATTGGCCTAAGATTTCTCATATTCCCGCAATTGATATTCCCAGGGGATATTGAGGCTGATTTGTGAAGCTTGCCTTCTCTTTTTAAGTGAATGTGTCATCCACAATATATTTGAGGTATGCAATCCAACTTCTTGCTTCGTTTCTTGTAGTTTGCTGTGCTTTGTGTTACTTGTTCGCAGTTCCTATAAATTGTTTACCAAAATGTCCTGTTACTCGGCGACTATTTTAC
Proteins encoded:
- the LOC132254935 gene encoding uncharacterized protein LOC132254935 encodes the protein METETTFSHVAPPIFDGDNYQAWAVRMTVHLEALDLWEAIEEDYDVPPLPANPTMAQLKTHKERKTRKSKAKAYLFSTVSSTIFTRIMNLESAKDIWDYLKKEYQGNERTKNMKVLNLIREFEMLKMKETENIKDYSDKLLGIVNKVRLLGKDFSDERIVQKILVTLPEKIGECIAGTRAKENDKKRRIDGGCASSKGRKFRRRQRQEKQQ
- the LOC100249878 gene encoding putative disease resistance protein RGA3, whose amino-acid sequence is MQSSTQENLSKVVIVGIGGLGKTTLAQLVYNDQRVVSYFNLKMWVCVSDDFDVKILVRNIIKSATNRDVENLELDQLQQRLHRNLDGKRYLLVLDDVWNEDVRKWGQLITLLPVGATGSKILVTTRSTRVASVIGVDSPYIVEGLKDDESWDLFESLAFKKEEEKMHPNLVAIGKDIVKMCKGIPLVIETLGRTLYFKTQERDWLSIRNNKNLMLLGDESNILSVLRLSYDNLPTHLKQCFVYCTLFPKDYRIEKKLLVKLWMAQGYLQESDENRDLEDVGNQYFEDLLSRSLFQKAENENANNVLSCKVHDLMHDLAQSIVKSEIIIVTNDVKIIPERIHHVSLFNKSNEMPEGLMGKPIRTFVIGKPDWNLRTGPFYGDYYSTDTFISSLKYLRVMKVSFRPHEVPTSLDKLSHLRYLDLSHGLFKNLPSAITRLKNLQTLKLFRCENLKELPIDTKKLINLRHLEIDEYNQLTYMPLGLGELTLLQTLPIFWVGNDSGESRHMGRLSELKFLNNLRGELEIRGLPNARGSEAKEANLEDKQYLDCLRLRWEEEEEDTEENEEAVSVMESLQPHPNLKDLSILFYKGVRFPNWMINDGLDLLLPNLVRIQLWRCMGSQVLPPFGQLPSLQYLHLAQLYDVEYMMDYPSPAKPFFPRLKTLRLSYLPNLEGWGRRDVAAEQAPSYPHLENLELENISMELCLHLISVSSSLKSLRICGIEELISLPKELQHVSTLQTLKIEHCYGLATLPDWIGRLTSLTQLTIIACPKLTSLPEEMRSLRHLRQLRIFSCPDLWERCQRETGEDWPKISHIPAIDIPRGY